One genomic segment of Pseudomonas sp. RU47 includes these proteins:
- a CDS encoding autotransporter outer membrane beta-barrel domain-containing protein codes for MKPEVFSFCRITSTGSFRMLVAIPAFFLLGSPAFAVIVDNSTLDVDSTVPPTDYLVRNNGVLNLAQAMTHTLNVISGSTLNINGATVNAESGIEGISITASRGNLVQADVTSDSIGMMVNRSFSSTQGSTVTATDSQFRGGEAGIQITALSNLILIGSEVTGQAAGSVGLSMIGGEVHATAGTRISGDRAGVRMVNDSSVSGSNTLVLDGASIEGRNGPAIEVAGGADVSIEVLNNSTLQGSANQLLAVQEASTAAVKVGNSTLIGNFSVTGSSTADFIFDRGDMTGDMLVEDGSTANVTLQNQSQFTGRLDKVASVNINDTSNWTLTGDDSVGAMRLEGGRVTFGAAQAPTTYYQLTVGALAGTGTFEMKGDFANGQSDFLNVLGQSEGQFDLAVKASGLDAASPQQLTLVRTGTTDGANFALAGDQRVDVGTWSYGLASREIEGGAKEWFLDPTTEVISPGARSVLALFNTAPTVWYGELSSLRSRMGELRFNGGQAGGWIRTYGNKYNVADGSGVGYQQTQQGLSLGADARLGESQVLVGVLAGTSESDLDLDRGTSGTVKSYYVGPYVTWLDSDTGYYFDGVLKFNRFRNESKVNLSDGSRTKGDYDNWGVGGSAEFGRHIKLANDYFVEPFAQLSAVQIQGKHYTLDNDMDADGDRMRSLLGKAGATFGRNIALANGAVAQPYVRAAVAYEFATNNEVKVNNNVFNNDLSGSRAEFGAGVAVAMSERWQVHVDLDYANGEHIEQPYGVNLGLRYSF; via the coding sequence ATGAAACCCGAAGTCTTTTCATTTTGCAGAATCACTTCCACCGGAAGCTTTCGAATGCTGGTAGCGATACCGGCATTTTTTTTGTTGGGTTCACCCGCGTTCGCGGTCATCGTCGATAACAGTACGCTGGATGTGGACTCGACAGTGCCGCCCACTGATTACCTGGTGCGCAATAACGGAGTACTGAATCTTGCCCAGGCCATGACTCATACCCTGAATGTGATTTCCGGATCGACACTGAACATCAATGGTGCCACGGTGAATGCTGAAAGTGGCATTGAGGGAATTTCCATCACGGCCAGTCGAGGCAATCTTGTGCAGGCCGATGTCACCAGCGACTCGATAGGAATGATGGTCAATCGGTCTTTCTCTTCGACGCAAGGGTCGACTGTCACCGCGACTGACAGTCAATTCAGGGGGGGCGAAGCCGGGATACAGATAACCGCGTTAAGCAACCTGATACTGATCGGCAGTGAAGTGACGGGACAGGCCGCGGGCAGTGTCGGCCTGAGTATGATCGGCGGTGAAGTGCACGCTACAGCCGGTACTCGTATCAGCGGCGACCGGGCGGGTGTGCGGATGGTCAACGACTCGTCCGTTTCAGGCAGCAATACGCTGGTACTGGACGGTGCCAGTATAGAGGGACGCAATGGGCCGGCGATAGAGGTTGCCGGTGGTGCAGACGTCAGCATCGAGGTGCTGAACAACTCCACTTTGCAAGGTAGCGCTAATCAATTGCTGGCGGTTCAAGAGGCTTCGACCGCCGCGGTAAAGGTTGGCAACAGTACGTTGATTGGCAACTTTTCAGTGACGGGTTCCAGCACGGCTGATTTCATTTTCGACCGAGGCGATATGACCGGAGACATGCTGGTTGAGGACGGCTCGACGGCCAACGTCACCTTGCAGAACCAGTCGCAGTTCACCGGTCGTCTGGACAAGGTCGCCAGCGTCAACATCAATGACACTTCAAACTGGACCTTGACCGGCGATGACTCTGTTGGCGCAATGCGCCTGGAGGGCGGCCGGGTTACTTTCGGCGCAGCGCAGGCACCCACAACCTACTATCAACTGACGGTCGGCGCACTTGCCGGTACCGGCACGTTTGAGATGAAAGGTGATTTTGCCAACGGGCAGAGTGATTTCCTCAATGTTCTTGGTCAGTCAGAGGGGCAGTTCGATCTCGCGGTGAAGGCTTCGGGGCTGGATGCGGCGTCGCCTCAGCAATTGACGCTAGTGCGTACCGGCACAACCGATGGAGCGAATTTTGCGCTGGCCGGCGATCAGAGAGTGGATGTCGGGACCTGGTCGTACGGTTTGGCCAGTCGGGAAATCGAGGGGGGAGCGAAGGAGTGGTTTCTCGACCCGACCACCGAAGTCATCAGCCCCGGCGCGCGCTCGGTACTGGCCTTGTTCAACACAGCCCCGACCGTGTGGTACGGCGAGTTGAGTTCGTTGCGCAGCCGCATGGGCGAATTGCGTTTCAACGGTGGCCAGGCCGGCGGCTGGATCCGCACCTACGGCAACAAGTACAACGTTGCCGATGGCTCGGGCGTGGGCTATCAGCAGACGCAACAGGGTTTGTCCCTTGGCGCCGACGCTCGACTGGGCGAAAGCCAGGTGCTGGTCGGGGTACTCGCCGGCACGAGCGAGTCCGATCTGGATCTTGATCGCGGTACGTCGGGAACGGTGAAAAGTTACTACGTCGGGCCTTATGTCACCTGGCTCGACAGTGATACCGGTTACTACTTTGACGGCGTGCTCAAGTTCAACCGTTTTCGCAACGAGTCCAAGGTCAACCTGAGCGACGGCAGCCGGACCAAAGGTGATTACGACAACTGGGGGGTAGGCGGTTCTGCCGAGTTCGGTCGGCATATCAAACTGGCCAACGACTACTTCGTCGAACCGTTCGCGCAACTGTCGGCGGTGCAGATCCAGGGCAAACACTACACGCTGGACAACGACATGGACGCCGACGGTGATCGTATGCGCTCACTGCTCGGCAAGGCGGGTGCCACGTTCGGACGTAACATCGCACTCGCTAACGGCGCTGTCGCCCAACCCTATGTGCGCGCGGCGGTTGCTTATGAATTTGCGACCAACAACGAAGTGAAGGTCAACAACAACGTGTTCAACAATGACTTGTCCGGCTCTCGGGCGGAGTTTGGGGCGGGGGTGGCGGTGGCGATGTCCGAGCGGTGGCAGGTGCATGTTGATCTGGACTATGCCAATGGGGAGCATATCGAGCAGCCTTACGGTGTGAATCTGGGATTGCGGTACAGCTTTTAA
- a CDS encoding MarR family transcriptional regulator yields the protein MPLTDQHRFGMQLAQMSRGWRAELDRRLAGLGLSQARWLVLLHLARFEEAPTQRELAQSVGVEGPTLARLLDSLESQGLVQRQSVMEDRRAKKIVLCAPALPLIEQIETIATQLRHELFEGVDEADLKVCMRVHGHILANLEKS from the coding sequence ATGCCGTTAACCGATCAACACCGCTTTGGCATGCAACTGGCCCAGATGTCGCGTGGCTGGCGTGCCGAACTGGATCGACGCCTCGCCGGGTTGGGGCTTTCCCAGGCGCGCTGGCTGGTGCTGCTGCATCTGGCGCGTTTTGAAGAAGCACCGACCCAACGCGAGCTGGCGCAGAGCGTCGGCGTCGAAGGTCCGACCCTTGCGCGCTTGCTCGATAGTCTGGAAAGTCAGGGCCTGGTGCAACGCCAGTCCGTGATGGAAGACCGCCGGGCGAAAAAGATCGTCCTCTGCGCACCGGCCCTGCCGCTGATCGAACAAATCGAAACCATTGCCACGCAACTGCGCCACGAATTGTTCGAAGGCGTCGACGAAGCGGATTTAAAGGTGTGCATGCGGGTTCACGGGCACATTCTGGCTAACCTGGAAAAATCTTGA
- a CDS encoding UPF0149 family protein: protein MSFAEQLTRLQVFLDADELHDEALDYVAAHGYLTALSICAEDVPEREWIDALFAEEPHYSSDAQREEIEATLIGLKAHIARQLASDEEFELPCELDLGDDPDDSELRGWCIGFMEGVFLREAAWFETAEEEVSEMLLPIMVGSGLFDEQPEFEDIAKDANLMDDMIVQIPEALTALYLLCQAPDEKPAILKPRHH, encoded by the coding sequence ATGTCCTTCGCTGAGCAACTGACCCGCCTGCAAGTTTTCCTCGACGCCGACGAGCTGCATGACGAGGCGCTGGATTACGTGGCCGCTCACGGCTACCTCACCGCCCTGTCGATCTGCGCCGAAGACGTGCCGGAGCGCGAGTGGATCGACGCGCTGTTCGCCGAAGAGCCGCATTACAGCAGCGACGCCCAGCGTGAAGAGATCGAAGCCACCCTGATCGGCCTCAAGGCGCACATCGCCCGTCAACTGGCTTCGGATGAAGAATTCGAGCTGCCGTGCGAACTGGATCTGGGCGACGATCCGGATGATTCGGAACTGCGCGGCTGGTGCATCGGTTTCATGGAAGGCGTGTTCCTGCGTGAAGCGGCCTGGTTCGAAACCGCCGAAGAAGAAGTCAGCGAAATGTTGCTGCCGATCATGGTCGGTTCGGGCCTGTTCGACGAACAGCCAGAATTCGAAGACATCGCCAAAGACGCCAACCTGATGGACGACATGATCGTACAGATCCCGGAAGCCCTAACCGCGCTGTACCTGCTGTGCCAGGCACCCGACGAAAAACCGGCGATCCTCAAGCCACGTCACCATTAA
- a CDS encoding YbaN family protein, with protein MDNPIGNRPLMLRYFLLAVGWLSVALGVIGIFLPVLPTTPFLLLAAACFARSSPRFYQWLVEHPRLGPWIRDYLDGNGIPLKGKVYAIGLMWASILFSCYLVPLPWARGFMLTSAVLVTIYIVRQKTLRKP; from the coding sequence ATGGACAACCCCATAGGCAACCGCCCCCTGATGTTGCGCTACTTCCTGCTGGCCGTCGGCTGGCTCAGCGTGGCATTGGGGGTGATCGGGATCTTCCTGCCCGTCCTGCCCACCACCCCTTTCCTTCTGCTCGCCGCAGCCTGCTTCGCGCGCAGCTCTCCACGTTTCTATCAATGGCTGGTCGAACATCCACGGCTGGGGCCATGGATCCGCGATTACCTCGACGGCAACGGCATTCCGCTCAAGGGCAAGGTCTACGCGATCGGGCTGATGTGGGCGAGCATTCTGTTCTCGTGCTACCTCGTGCCACTGCCGTGGGCGCGGGGTTTCATGCTGACCAGTGCGGTGTTGGTGACGATTTATATCGTGCGTCAGAAGACACTTCGCAAGCCTTGA
- a CDS encoding Ig-like domain-containing protein, with protein sequence MPSHKNFRFPPLTESTATLALRPLLIPGMVEPVQDGDGGISIKIATDDPNGLQCVINPYLPPMSDGDKLEIYANNEKVLERFVEADEVNQRVFFYLPTPVESGWIENCHYVLTRVDATEPDPPSAALRIWVKLDRPGDRDKEPHLPDGHSELNIVQLPPELVEQGVIDAEWAKKGVLATIPHYVFCTRNDQVRLKLDDYSLPAHRITPAQADGQQPIEILIDQDAILGAGDGLRREIKYDINDEVWNWADRHSKRTYINVDAGGGRLEAPIIKEAIHGVITIRDLNKLPVTIQIHVSSEYFAVGDSVKMTFIGTPPNNGEPIICSETRDIDNVPSVLEIPVPYELIRAIAQGRADASYIRYKKDGGDPVSSKRTIARVEGDVNILPEPSIRELIGDTLEPDELYATVDVRYDMKNGDLICLRWTGIKSNGDDYLHEVPHIVSDNEAKEGLVTLFIDSEHISVLDNGTLDLFYVVANDAPGLLDIRESERLLARVEKARATLPAPVVEEADPPGDVLDPSKVFDIVHVLIAEANTLKGDVLTYYWRSPNPFASTSDWLPITTVTAGQPVSFRVDAEFVTANIGQYVKVRYTLLRASNKRYEHSATLNLLIGELVGELPPPEVVQAPDKILNPKDGLNGVDVKVSYPSMNPAQDMIRLKWLGTPGAGTSDDLELPGSPTGTVQFHLPPSVIGANIAKRVMVEYEVTRYTLTTPSQMLDMYVSDFQDPENELPHPQVPQAQNNVLDLMTFGGDAKAVLAIWPYIHLKQCLWFYLAGQTTSGAPLTIPLITGLEITPSQVSNGLSETLRRSDLMKLGHSTPANVICKVTFDGSTEEGTACVFPQLPLTIRTRYDYVQPVITGVTDSRGDVEEAGKTRDEKVTVSGTATRGETVELFDGPTTSMGTALVEADSTWRREIGPLTEKPYSITAKAMYDADPVSSVPRTFTVKFAETPAILSVSDSRGDVAHGTTTYDNSVLIAGSATPNLQVKLLENKQPLITLDVDDKGDWNHRLNDLKVRSYSLTAEALYEIDPATSPPRNFVVAQAVTPTISRVTDLRGEVAADGTTYYRSVTLTGKASPNEKIILRNAGTAIDTIDVIASGDWEYVFNNLSLSTTYRLTALGDYGSNPESSPPRVFSVAAFISPTITTVTDSVGAVEPNETTYDNAVTVEGEATPREQIQMYNNGTAVGSPVNVNADKQWTASVTHLTIGDQSLKARALYAAVPVESPARDFKVAAHIAPTLTSVHDGVSEIGNGGTTKRTSVNLRGKVTPNHEVQVYDNTTEKHKVRAIGDEWNTTLAVLEGGHSLKVKAVSTGQESQPARTFTVLPVIPPLYFNTTPVTLSGRIYLIPGSPVLPAFGPGTSVQHQASGGQPPYVYSSSNGNVAVVDAQSGLVTVRGNDSATISVTDQAGQRKSYLVSVTAVTQCYGLSANWLSRVGDEAKSRGLRLPSMGELRAISSSFGNRWPLGNSFYWSNESILYWPNPNPYYHCRNLVTGEERAIMNLNVIPGVGITP encoded by the coding sequence ATGCCTTCTCACAAGAATTTTCGCTTCCCTCCCCTCACGGAAAGCACCGCAACACTGGCACTGCGTCCCCTGCTGATTCCAGGAATGGTCGAGCCGGTGCAAGACGGCGATGGCGGGATCAGCATCAAGATCGCCACCGATGACCCCAACGGCTTGCAGTGCGTCATCAATCCTTATCTGCCTCCCATGAGCGACGGTGACAAGCTTGAGATCTATGCGAACAACGAGAAAGTGCTCGAACGATTCGTTGAGGCCGACGAAGTCAACCAACGGGTGTTCTTTTATCTGCCGACGCCTGTCGAGTCGGGGTGGATTGAAAACTGCCACTATGTGCTGACCCGCGTGGACGCAACTGAACCCGACCCACCCTCGGCGGCCTTGCGGATATGGGTCAAGCTTGACAGGCCGGGAGATCGTGACAAGGAACCGCATTTGCCCGACGGCCATTCAGAGTTGAACATCGTGCAACTGCCGCCCGAGTTGGTCGAACAGGGCGTGATAGACGCCGAATGGGCTAAAAAAGGTGTGCTGGCCACAATCCCTCATTATGTGTTTTGCACGCGTAACGATCAGGTCCGTTTAAAGCTGGACGACTATTCGCTTCCTGCGCACCGCATCACGCCGGCGCAAGCCGACGGCCAGCAACCGATCGAGATCCTCATTGATCAGGACGCCATCCTCGGTGCCGGCGACGGTCTCAGACGGGAAATCAAGTACGACATCAATGACGAAGTCTGGAACTGGGCCGACCGCCACTCCAAACGCACCTACATTAATGTGGACGCGGGGGGCGGGCGCCTGGAGGCCCCGATCATCAAGGAAGCCATCCACGGCGTCATTACCATCAGGGATCTGAACAAACTGCCGGTGACGATACAGATCCATGTCAGCAGCGAGTACTTCGCTGTGGGCGACAGCGTGAAAATGACCTTCATCGGCACGCCGCCAAATAACGGTGAGCCGATCATCTGCAGCGAAACCCGCGACATTGATAACGTCCCCTCAGTGCTGGAAATCCCGGTGCCCTATGAGTTGATCAGGGCCATCGCCCAGGGTCGCGCCGATGCGTCTTATATCCGCTACAAAAAGGACGGGGGCGACCCGGTGTCTTCCAAGCGCACCATTGCGCGGGTAGAGGGCGACGTCAACATCCTCCCGGAGCCGAGCATTCGAGAATTGATCGGCGATACCCTCGAACCGGACGAGCTTTACGCCACTGTCGACGTGCGCTACGACATGAAAAATGGCGACTTGATCTGTCTGAGATGGACCGGCATCAAGTCCAATGGCGATGACTATCTGCATGAAGTTCCGCATATCGTCAGCGACAACGAAGCCAAGGAAGGCCTGGTCACGTTATTCATCGATTCCGAGCACATCAGTGTGCTTGATAACGGCACGCTCGACCTTTTCTACGTGGTCGCGAACGATGCACCCGGCCTCCTCGACATCAGGGAATCCGAGCGGTTGCTGGCCAGGGTCGAAAAGGCCCGGGCAACGCTGCCGGCACCCGTCGTGGAAGAGGCCGATCCGCCGGGGGATGTGCTGGATCCGTCGAAGGTGTTCGATATTGTCCATGTGCTGATCGCCGAAGCGAACACCCTCAAGGGTGATGTACTGACTTATTACTGGCGCAGTCCCAATCCTTTTGCCAGTACCAGCGACTGGCTGCCCATCACCACAGTAACTGCTGGTCAACCGGTAAGTTTTCGGGTGGATGCAGAGTTTGTGACGGCCAACATCGGCCAGTACGTGAAAGTGCGCTACACGCTATTGCGTGCCTCGAACAAACGGTACGAGCACTCGGCCACGCTCAATTTGCTTATAGGAGAACTGGTCGGTGAGTTACCGCCGCCCGAGGTGGTACAGGCGCCCGACAAAATCCTCAACCCGAAGGATGGTTTGAACGGGGTGGACGTCAAAGTCAGCTACCCCAGCATGAACCCGGCTCAGGATATGATCCGTCTGAAATGGTTAGGGACGCCTGGCGCGGGAACCTCAGACGACCTGGAGCTGCCAGGCAGTCCGACAGGCACCGTGCAATTCCATTTACCCCCTTCAGTGATTGGCGCCAATATTGCGAAAAGGGTGATGGTTGAATACGAAGTAACCCGCTATACCCTCACAACGCCCTCGCAAATGCTCGACATGTACGTTTCAGATTTTCAGGACCCCGAAAACGAACTGCCCCACCCACAAGTACCTCAGGCACAGAACAACGTTCTGGATCTGATGACATTCGGCGGCGATGCCAAAGCTGTTCTCGCTATCTGGCCCTACATTCACCTGAAACAGTGCCTGTGGTTCTACCTGGCAGGACAAACCACTTCAGGCGCGCCCCTGACGATCCCACTGATCACCGGTCTGGAAATAACCCCCTCACAAGTCAGCAACGGACTGAGCGAAACCTTGCGCAGAAGCGATCTGATGAAACTGGGCCACTCCACACCCGCCAACGTGATCTGCAAAGTGACATTCGATGGCAGTACCGAGGAGGGCACTGCCTGCGTATTCCCACAACTGCCCCTGACCATCAGAACCCGCTACGACTACGTGCAACCGGTCATCACCGGCGTGACGGACTCGCGGGGCGATGTCGAAGAGGCCGGCAAAACCCGCGATGAAAAGGTCACCGTCAGCGGCACCGCTACGCGAGGCGAAACGGTCGAGCTGTTCGATGGACCGACGACATCGATGGGCACGGCGCTGGTGGAAGCCGACAGCACGTGGCGCCGCGAGATCGGTCCATTGACCGAGAAACCCTACAGCATCACCGCCAAGGCCATGTATGACGCCGACCCGGTGTCCAGCGTTCCGCGAACATTCACCGTCAAATTTGCAGAGACCCCGGCGATTCTTTCGGTCAGCGATTCCCGGGGGGATGTCGCTCATGGGACCACCACCTATGACAACAGTGTGCTGATAGCGGGTAGCGCGACGCCAAACCTGCAGGTCAAACTGCTGGAGAACAAACAGCCGCTCATTACCCTTGATGTCGACGATAAGGGTGACTGGAACCACCGCCTCAACGATCTGAAAGTTCGCTCCTACAGCCTCACTGCCGAGGCGTTGTACGAGATTGACCCTGCGACCAGTCCGCCGCGCAATTTTGTCGTGGCACAAGCGGTCACGCCGACGATCTCTCGCGTGACTGACCTGCGCGGTGAAGTCGCCGCCGACGGTACGACCTACTACCGGAGCGTCACTCTGACGGGCAAGGCCAGCCCGAATGAAAAGATTATTCTGCGCAACGCCGGCACGGCCATCGATACGATCGATGTCATCGCCAGCGGCGATTGGGAATACGTTTTCAATAACCTGAGCCTGTCGACCACTTACCGCCTCACTGCGCTGGGCGACTATGGCAGCAATCCAGAGTCGAGCCCGCCCAGAGTCTTTTCTGTTGCAGCCTTTATTTCACCGACGATTACCACGGTCACTGACTCGGTCGGCGCGGTGGAACCGAATGAAACGACTTATGACAACGCGGTCACCGTCGAAGGCGAAGCCACCCCGCGCGAGCAGATCCAGATGTACAACAATGGCACTGCCGTCGGCTCGCCGGTCAACGTCAATGCCGATAAACAATGGACGGCGTCTGTCACTCATTTGACGATCGGCGACCAAAGCCTCAAGGCCCGGGCACTGTATGCCGCGGTTCCGGTGGAAAGCCCGGCGCGAGACTTCAAAGTCGCCGCCCACATCGCGCCGACGTTGACGTCTGTGCATGACGGCGTCAGTGAAATCGGCAATGGTGGAACAACCAAAAGGACCTCGGTCAACTTGCGTGGCAAGGTGACACCCAACCACGAGGTGCAGGTCTACGACAACACCACTGAGAAGCATAAAGTGAGAGCGATCGGCGACGAATGGAATACCACACTGGCGGTGCTTGAGGGTGGTCATTCCTTGAAAGTCAAAGCTGTCAGCACCGGCCAGGAGTCTCAGCCAGCTCGTACCTTTACGGTACTGCCGGTGATACCGCCGCTGTACTTCAATACCACCCCCGTAACCTTGAGCGGCAGGATTTATCTCATTCCGGGAAGCCCTGTATTGCCAGCCTTCGGCCCAGGCACTTCGGTGCAGCACCAGGCGAGTGGTGGCCAACCTCCTTACGTTTATAGCTCTAGTAATGGCAACGTTGCTGTCGTGGATGCTCAAAGTGGGCTCGTCACCGTGCGAGGTAACGACAGTGCAACGATTTCGGTAACGGATCAGGCGGGACAAAGGAAAAGCTATTTGGTGTCGGTAACAGCGGTTACGCAATGTTATGGATTAAGCGCAAACTGGTTGTCCAGGGTAGGGGATGAGGCAAAAAGTCGAGGCCTGAGGTTGCCTTCAATGGGCGAGTTACGAGCAATAAGCAGTTCTTTTGGAAATCGTTGGCCATTGGGTAATTCATTCTACTGGTCTAATGAGTCGATCCTTTATTGGCCCAACCCCAATCCGTACTATCACTGTAGAAATCTGGTTACAGGGGAAGAAAGAGCGATTATGAACCTGAATGTAATACCCGGAGTGGGCATCACACCTTGA
- the recQ gene encoding DNA helicase RecQ: MLEQAQRVLKDIFGYDSFRGRQGAIIERVASGGDALVLMPTGGGKSLCFQVPALLRDGLAVVVSPLIALMDDQVATLEELGVAAAALNSTLSAEQQRDLAARIKRGEVKMLYLAPERLVQPRMLSFLQGLNIALFAIDEAHCVSQWGHDFRPEYLQLGQLAEMFPDVPRIALTATADKRTREEIVTRLHLQNAERFLSSFDRPNIFYRIVPKEQPRKQLLAFLAERRSDAGIVYCLSRKKVEEVAAFLSEQGFPALPYHAGLPNDLRAFNQKRFLNEEGLIMVATVAFGMGIDKPNVRFVAHLDLPKSLEAYYQETGRGGRDGLPADAWMAYGLQDVVMLKQMLQNSEGDERHKRLEQHKLDAMLSLCEETRCRRQTLLAYFDEDMPEPCGHCDNCVDGVQTWDATEPARQALSAIFRTGQRYGVGHLVDVLLGKDNEKVRSFGHQHLSVYGVGKALSESEWRSLFRQLVARGLADVDHEGYGGLRLNDSCRPLLKGEVSLELRRDLKPQVTAKTASKSPASQLVRGEEREQWEALRALRRKLAEEHGVPPYVIFPDSTLLEMLRSQPTSLAEMARVSGVGARKLERYGDAFLEVLGGEVEAPKAVADVRHELITLARAGMTPLQIAGQLQCSEKNVYTMLAEAIGKQQLSLEQALDLPEELMGEVQDAFLDGEGELPSVAEVAELFAGRVPEGVLYCVRAALQSEFEM; the protein is encoded by the coding sequence ATGCTCGAACAGGCTCAACGCGTCCTCAAGGACATCTTCGGCTACGACAGTTTCCGTGGCCGTCAGGGTGCAATCATTGAGCGCGTGGCCAGCGGCGGTGATGCGCTGGTGCTGATGCCTACCGGTGGTGGCAAATCCCTGTGCTTCCAGGTACCGGCGCTGTTGCGCGATGGCCTGGCGGTGGTGGTATCGCCGCTGATCGCGCTGATGGACGATCAGGTCGCCACCCTCGAAGAACTCGGTGTGGCCGCCGCAGCGCTTAACTCCACTTTGAGCGCCGAGCAGCAGCGTGACCTTGCGGCGCGGATCAAGCGCGGTGAAGTGAAGATGTTGTATCTGGCGCCCGAGCGCCTCGTGCAGCCGCGCATGCTCTCATTCCTGCAAGGTCTGAACATTGCGCTGTTCGCCATCGACGAAGCGCACTGCGTATCGCAATGGGGCCACGATTTCCGTCCGGAATACCTGCAACTGGGCCAGTTGGCCGAGATGTTCCCCGACGTACCGCGCATCGCCCTGACGGCTACCGCCGACAAGCGTACTCGCGAAGAAATCGTCACCCGTCTGCATCTGCAGAATGCCGAGCGCTTCCTGTCGAGTTTCGACCGTCCGAACATCTTTTACCGCATTGTGCCCAAAGAGCAGCCGCGCAAGCAGTTGCTGGCGTTCCTGGCCGAGCGGCGCAGCGATGCCGGCATCGTTTATTGCCTGTCGCGCAAGAAAGTCGAGGAAGTCGCGGCGTTCCTCAGCGAGCAGGGCTTCCCGGCGCTGCCGTACCACGCCGGCCTGCCCAACGATCTGCGTGCCTTCAACCAGAAGCGCTTCCTCAACGAGGAAGGCCTGATCATGGTCGCTACCGTGGCGTTCGGCATGGGCATCGACAAGCCCAACGTGCGCTTCGTCGCCCACCTCGATCTGCCGAAATCCCTTGAGGCGTATTACCAGGAAACCGGGCGCGGCGGCCGTGACGGTCTGCCGGCGGATGCGTGGATGGCCTACGGTCTGCAAGACGTGGTGATGCTCAAGCAGATGCTGCAGAACTCCGAAGGCGACGAGCGGCATAAACGTCTGGAGCAGCACAAGCTCGACGCCATGCTGTCGCTGTGTGAAGAAACCCGCTGCCGTCGCCAGACCCTGCTGGCGTACTTCGATGAAGACATGCCCGAGCCGTGCGGCCATTGCGACAACTGCGTCGACGGTGTGCAGACCTGGGACGCCACCGAGCCGGCGCGTCAGGCATTGTCGGCGATTTTTCGCACCGGTCAGCGTTATGGCGTCGGTCATCTGGTTGACGTGCTGCTGGGCAAGGACAACGAAAAAGTCCGCAGCTTCGGTCATCAGCATCTGTCGGTGTACGGCGTCGGCAAGGCGTTGAGCGAAAGCGAGTGGCGCTCGCTGTTCCGCCAATTGGTCGCGCGCGGTCTGGCGGATGTCGACCACGAAGGTTATGGCGGTCTGCGTCTGAATGACAGTTGCCGGCCATTGCTCAAGGGCGAAGTGAGCCTTGAGTTGCGCCGCGACCTCAAACCACAGGTCACCGCCAAAACCGCCAGCAAGAGCCCGGCCAGCCAACTGGTACGCGGCGAAGAGCGCGAACAGTGGGAAGCCTTGCGCGCGCTGCGACGCAAACTGGCCGAAGAACATGGTGTGCCGCCGTACGTCATCTTTCCCGACTCGACGCTGCTGGAAATGCTCCGTAGCCAACCGACTTCGCTGGCGGAAATGGCCCGGGTCAGCGGCGTCGGTGCGCGCAAGCTGGAGCGCTACGGCGATGCCTTCCTCGAAGTGCTTGGCGGCGAAGTCGAGGCACCGAAAGCGGTGGCCGATGTGCGCCATGAGCTGATCACGCTGGCTCGCGCGGGGATGACGCCGTTGCAGATCGCCGGTCAGTTGCAGTGCTCGGAAAAGAATGTGTACACCATGCTTGCCGAAGCCATCGGCAAGCAACAGTTGTCGCTGGAGCAAGCGCTGGACTTGCCGGAAGAGTTGATGGGCGAAGTGCAGGACGCGTTCCTTGATGGCGAGGGCGAGTTACCATCGGTCGCCGAGGTTGCGGAGCTGTTTGCCGGGCGTGTGCCGGAAGGCGTGCTGTATTGCGTGCGGGCTGCATTGCAGTCGGAATTCGAGATGTAA